The stretch of DNA TCACGGCTTCTGGCCGGAGAGCTTCCATCCACTGCGCAAGGACGCTGGCGTTCCCGGCGACTTCAAGGACCAGGGCCAGCCGTTCCCCTTCCAGCAGGTGGAGGGTGAGGGGATCTTCGAGATCCCGGTCGGCCCCGTGCACGCCGGCATCATCGAGCCGGGACACTTTCGATTCAGCGTGAACGGCGAGACCATCATCAACATGAAGACGCGCCTTTACTACACGCACAAGGGAACCGAGAAGCTGTTCGAGGGGCGCGCGCCGGACGACGGTGTACCTCTGGCGGAACGGATTTCCGGCGACACCTCGGTCGGCCATCCGCTCGCCTATTGCCAGGCGCTCGAGACCTTGGCGGGGGCCGTGGTCCCGCCACGCGCCCTGTTCCTGCGCGTGGTTCTGCTGGAGCTGGAGCGCCTGTACAACCACGTCGCGGATTTCGGAGCCATCGCCAACGACACCGGGTTCGCCGTGGCGCAGGCGCACACCCTCCGGATCCGCGAGGGGCTCCTGCGCCTGAACAAGCGGCTCACGGGCCACCGGCTCCTGCGCGGCGCGCTGCTGCCGGGGGGCCTGCGCGCGGATCTGCCCGCAGACGCCGCCTTCGTGCGCGAGGTCGATGCGGCTCTGTACGATTTCCTGGAGGTGGTGACGATCTGTCAGGCCAACAGCATGCTTCTCGATCGTCTGCGTGGCACCGGGATCCTGACCCAGAAGACGGCTCTGGACCACGGCGTTCTAGGCTATGTGGCACGCGCCTCCGGGATCGACCGTGACGCGCGGCGCGACCACCCGTTCGCCGCATACGACCGGCTGAAGTTCAGGGTGGCGCTCAGGGATTCGGGGGACGTCCAGGCGCGGGCCGAGATCCGCGTGGACGAGGCGCGCGAGTCGGTGGCGCTGATTCGCCAGGCCGTCGAAGCGATGCCCGCCGGCGGCGCCGTGCGCGTGCCGCTCGGACCGCTGCCGGCCTGGGAGAGCGCCTTCGGCCTGGTGGAGGGCTGGCGCGGGTCGATCCTGCACTGGGTGCGGGCCGCCGAGGGGACGCGGCTCGATCGTGTCAAGGTCAAGGACCCATCGTTCGTCAACTGGCGCCCGCTCACCTTCGCCCTCCTGAAAAACATCGTCCCGGATTTCCCGCTCTGCAACAAGAGCTTCAACCTGTCGTACTCGGGGAACGATCTCTGACTTGAATCGCGCCCCGGGTC from Candidatus Dormiibacterota bacterium encodes:
- a CDS encoding NADH-quinone oxidoreductase subunit C, which produces MSLQDALREHGATGFVVQGNRSRCSISRTAARGVAQSLLSRFSLELYLMLASDRRATKGAFEILWLWADPRRNSFVEVTTDVPEGNPSFPSIATLSYPASRYEREIFDLFGLHPEGHPDPRPLVRHGFWPESFHPLRKDAGVPGDFKDQGQPFPFQQVEGEGIFEIPVGPVHAGIIEPGHFRFSVNGETIINMKTRLYYTHKGTEKLFEGRAPDDGVPLAERISGDTSVGHPLAYCQALETLAGAVVPPRALFLRVVLLELERLYNHVADFGAIANDTGFAVAQAHTLRIREGLLRLNKRLTGHRLLRGALLPGGLRADLPADAAFVREVDAALYDFLEVVTICQANSMLLDRLRGTGILTQKTALDHGVLGYVARASGIDRDARRDHPFAAYDRLKFRVALRDSGDVQARAEIRVDEARESVALIRQAVEAMPAGGAVRVPLGPLPAWESAFGLVEGWRGSILHWVRAAEGTRLDRVKVKDPSFVNWRPLTFALLKNIVPDFPLCNKSFNLSYSGNDL